The Populus nigra chromosome 4, ddPopNigr1.1, whole genome shotgun sequence genome contains the following window.
aaattgaaaaaaataatatataataaattataattgaaggactaaattgaaaatacacaaaacttttataaaaaaagtcaagtataaaaattagaaatcaaaagaaaaatgacaaaaattgaaatacaaaaaataaagaggttAAACGTGTACTTTTTAggttaggagagagaaaaaaatgggaaaaaagaTCACCGGTAACCGTCCATCAATTACCATCACATGCCATACCATGAAGAAGAGGACGCAATGACGCTTCTAACAACATGATAAAAGGGCATGTATTGCCATCGGAAAACATCCTACACTCTAAACTAATGTCTTTTTTTGCCTGTTTTGAAGggcaaaaatatctttttattgtattctaagaaatgaaaagatagaaaaatcattaatgaaaagttctatttttttaactttaaagggtaaataagttattttattattgaaaaaattagaaaaaaatacatatatccataaacaattatttaataacCAATAtaccattaaaaaatacaaaattacacTCAACATCGAAGCATTTGTTTCTTACACTGaaagacaaaataataattttattgtaggaATCTATAATAATCTATATTTAGTGCTAAGCACTCttggttttgttaattttcttactAATAAATGGTATTAAAAACCACATAAATCATGAATGGCAGTTACAGAGGATTGTCAAAAGACTCAAACCCACAGGATAGGTGGCTggagagatgatgatgatgatgattaaacAACAATTCATGGAATAGAGATCACAAAAACAATGACTCCACAATATTTCAGATTCTCAGTTTCATAAATTACAAGTGGATTTGGTACATTGACACAGGCCTCAGTAAGCCATTATGAGTTTTCGGCTTCTTTGCTTTTGGCATTGGCTTGAACGAATCGCTCCGCCTCTTCTTTCAGTTCTATTTCGATTTCTTCTAActgcaattttttaaaaccagaaatcaaataaatttagcGAATGCTTCTACTTGATAtgcaatttcaaaataaataaagctagCTGAATAAGTTGAGAGACCAAGTCATCCATGGCATCGAATCATTGGTTAGTAATCAAGAGTTAAACTCTGAATTCAGAGGAGCAAGTTAATTCTCTACAATTGGAGTGATGAAACAATGTCGTTGCAGCACTTCAACAAGCTACCTAGCTATGACTAGAGGCATCatggttttttcctttcttctggATCCTACTATCACAATCACATAATTTCAACAAGGCATATTTAGTTATTAAGAGAAGATAATTAATTCTGATAGAGTTGACATGATAAGAGGTAAGAACATGAGATATGGAACAAGGTACTGGGTTGATGAAAAGAACACCTTCTCGATAGCTTCATCAACTAGATGAGCATCCCTTTCTGCTTTTTCGGCTATATTTTCAATATATCTTGCCGTTTGTTTAAGTTTGCCTTCCGGCAAACTATCGGCTAAGTCTTCTACTACCTTGTCCACTTTATCAGCAACCCTTTCTACAGTTTCAGCAACAGCTTCTGTTGTCTGCATCAATGAATCAACTTGTGTCCACACACCCAATTCAAAAACTAAGTTAGGCCCAGAATCATATCAAAAGACTGTGTGAAATAGTCAATGATTAATGGCCATGCGTGCTGGATGTTAAACTCAAAGAAAATGTGCGTTTTGATCTGATAATGAAAATCTGTACCTTTTGACTTTAGCATAGGCCACCATGTGCTGATGCCGAAGGGAGTCAAGGCTAAAATCAATCCCAGAACCCAAGTTTGCCTACACAATGAAAGATTACTGCATCAGTACATCTTCAGATAATAGATTACAGAAAGAATATTACGAATCGAATACAcattgaaatttcaaaatagCCCTCACCAAGATCCGGGATTAAGATCAAAGGGAAGATTAAAAGGAAGAGGAAAAGGAATTTCTGATTCAACGCCGGTACTGTAGACAGCCATGTCCCTGAATCACAATTAGGTACAGTCACATAAGGATCTGATGCAATCAGCTTTAGATAATCATAGTATAAGAAATTATAGCCAAGcaaaattaaagagagattAAATATACATCTTTCTATTCTTTCCGTGGTGTAGGACTTCCAGAGTGGTAGTGAAAATGTTCATCTTCTGATGCCCAAGAAACTGGATTCTGTGATTGTGTTTTGAGGTTGCCAGATGAAAACTGGGATTAGTGCCATAAACTTGAGATCTCCGTCTGGATCCGGTAGGAAGACTAGCCCAGTTATGGGGAAGTGTTGATTTTGCACTGCACAACATCACTGCTAGGATTGATTTCTTAGAGGCTTATACGTATCTAGGCTGCGGGATGACAGAAATCCTTGGATAGAGAAGTAGTGTTTCAATCTGTTAACATATAAGAAGCCTGGAAGGAGTTATATTGAATTTTCGACCATTCTCCATGGTTGACCAGATAAATGACTTTTAGaaatgtttgaaaacatttttttttaatttttttttaatttaacatgaatATCTAAACTATCTTACGCGCACCTCATTAAATTACCAGGTAAGAAGAGAAAGCCAGTCAAAGACGCTTTATTTCATGCTCTGACAAAATCCCTTAGGTTTATATTTTGGAACAGTAGcgacaaagaaaatgaaaataaaagtaaaatgtttttatatattttttatttctaaagtacattaacttatttaaaaattatcttttaaaaaattatttaatacatGTGGGACCATGAATTATGTTTATATCTCTTCAATCAACCATATTTCTGCTATTTTTATACTTCTATCTACATAAAAACTAACcaaacaaaacttttaaaaattaaacttcttTGTGGGACCATCAATATTGCAAGCGAGCAATGAATTCTTCTCTCTCCCCCTGTTGTTTGTCAGTTGTAACTTGTATGTGTGCTGTGAAgatattattaaactcagttaaGTTTACCGGGTTAACTTCTAGAGCTAATCTCTAGATCGAGTCAAGCTTCAAAATAAATTGGTTGGGAGCTGATTTAGTGAGGTTCAATTGACATAGCAGGGGCACCTATGACTGATCCACCTAACCACAACCTGGTTTGGcttattaaaaaactttaaaacaatgttgatttaatttcaaaaaaaaaatatttgaatgaagatgttttaaattaatccaGGTTAACCCACCCAACTATTAGCCTCAAGTTTAATAACCCTGCtttttaaaacctaatttttatttaattaaaaaattataaaaataaacatttgcaagaataaagataatttggattaactcgggttaagtaacgtttattttaaataaaaatctattctAATCACAAAAaccaagtttaaaaataaaataaaataacattttaatatgttgtatgtaattaaataaaaaattaataaatatgataaaatcatataaaaatccataaaaaaaacttaaagaaacaaaaacttgattgtcattgattatttatgataaacataaatatatgaaTACAATAAAGTCTTGAactaaaatacaatttttaaaaaactgaaaaataaaattgaaaattaaaaaaaaaaggcatccaTCAACAATGATTATAAAAAGGGTCTAGTCGCTGTgatcaatcgtgtgacttgttctgcCCCCGTCCCGGATTCGACCCTCTATATACACGCCTGTCACCCTCACGGTGCCTTACTTGTTtctgggcttgcaggatatcCAGTGAGTTGATTCAATGGATCCAATTGTCTTTTCTAAGTGCTTAATCTCGTGAGCATTCCTcttctttttaaagaaaagaaaagtgttaAGAAAATTAACATCTAATCTGGAAATGCATTGACATGTTAACATCCGAAgagttttttcatcttttttccaAGGGAAGATCAAGTGAGCATTAAGTTAAGTTACACACTATACGAGATAACCCCGTCATTGCCTCTAAATTGCATTAATCCTTTATATGTAGTGTTTGAATGTGGAACCTAATAAGAACAAGATTATTCATGAAgtctatttaatttataaggATAGTtgttaaagaaataattaaggtaaatattcttaattattttttaatccataaaaataaaaaattaaagaatcgAATAGTTCAAAACAATCATGAAATTATttcaatcatttaattaaatgagatGATCGCAAAATTTATTTGCTCCATTTCCTTTTATATCTtacttatataaaatataattaacatataaacaaattatcaaataatatcaTTCTTTTCCGTAAACAAATTATGACCAAGCTTCAAGACTTCATTACTAGGTTCGGTAGCATGGAAAAGTAACAAGTGAATTAATCTCAATGCTTGGTTTTGAATACAATTATAACTCTGTCCTTTGGGTTTAGAAACATCAATAATGGTTATTCCCTGAACTATCACTATGTcggtttttctatataaatttaaattgttaaatgtTATATTTGGGATTAAGAAAGTACCAATAtatattttaccaaaaaataataaagaataattcAGGGActaaaatattcattttcaaaCACAAAGGACTAAATTATCAACTAGATTTGTTGCTAGTGGTCTATTGCGGgccaggaaaaaaaactttttgatgtgaaaaatactagggtaaaacaaatttcaaaattccAGTTATtcgttaaattaataatttaaataatatagataaaaatgcaataataataaataataaaaacaagataaaaaaaccagatttgagcctATATGGATTATCAAACAACCCTATATTGTTATAGGgtgaaactataaaaaaaaaaatataaaacaaaacaaaataaccctATTAATTCAGGTGAACTTGAAAAGCCTTTGTCCATGAATATAAGTTTagtataattttatagaaaaaaaagtttaaaaataaaaataaaattaaaataaatcaatttttaaaaaattgaacccacgttaatatttaaaatcagtGACACTCATGAACCCATGACTAATCAGAAAGCAAACTGTAAAATTTTCCAGCACGTTTAAAGTTACAGTCAAAATTAGAACAAAACGTCAAAACTCTGGCATTGTTCCTAACGATCTTCAAACAAGACTTTTCACATGTTGATAAAGAAAAGATTCTTGCTGACTCAGTTAATGTTGCGGTGCGATACGAGGCCATGTTTTTTATTCGGAAAAAGGTGCTAGGATAAAGGAAGGTTCAGTGGTTCCGCGCGATATTAggaaacatgtttttataggaaaaaaggTGCTAGGATAAACGACACCTTCTAGATGACTTCGTTGCTATATAAGAatctttcccttttttatttttttatttttttttgaaatagtgatgaattaagtttttatcattatatttttaccaaaaaatactaaatacaaaaaataataagtataaATTCTTTGGTGCACAAGCACGCTTTAGTGAAGGCATGCTTGTCAGACCCAACTACAGTTGGCTTAGTTGTGTGCCAAGCTTTGAGCACACCCAAGagaattatcatcatcattgggCATGCTCAAGAAAATAACTAGAACATTCTCTCTAGGCACGTGCGTGTTTGGAAAtatggttgtggttgcttttcaaagtactttttacttagaaatatatcaaaataatatattttttatttttaaaaaattatttttgacatcagcacatcaaaataatctaaaaacacaaaaaaatataaatttgaagcaaagaaaagaataaaaaaatattttttttaaaagcgtttttgaaacgcaaaaacaaacatgaccgAATGAACATCCTTCATGGGGAGCGCCCAATGGTTTGATGTCTTAAACTCTAATCTACCTAGACCttttaggtgtataaaagtccTCCACAGACCCATCATATTTCTATCAAATATTAATACAaatataagatatatttatatatgctaTCAGGGTAAAATTATACTCCAGACCcttcttttaacaaaaaaaaaaacaaaactcatgagttataaatatatcatgaaaCCTTTAGAACAAAGGTTcacaactttttatattttaagataaaaatacatatatttcagagtattaataaatttagaactcaagaacaaatatatttgtttctagaatttaagattcttttaagttatttaatatatttttcataaaagatattaattttatcattggaGAGTATTTAAGTCTCTCGATTGGGACTATTTTTGCAgatattcaaaatttttattataaacctataattttttagattaaaaaagaaaagtcaaagTATATAAATACATTGATTAACCACTATCTCAAATACtaaataactttatatatataactttacacacacacgcacacaaaaGTCgctgatttttcaagtttaccACCAAATTGGACATATACGTGAACCCTTATCTTTATTAATCTCATTGTCAAATTAACGCGGCCGGTTAGTTAATATTTATGCTTGAATGGAAATTTCCAATCTCTAATTTGGAGGTTGCAAAACTGCAATTTCGTGTGCCAAGAAAATATACAAACCAATTAAGAGTTATTCAATGAATTCCAAACTATTATACCAAACACGTGCAGATTCTAAAAAAACCGCATTGTTCatattttacatgttaaaaATCTTTGTCCTAAATGATTAAATTCTAGACTATATCTCCCGTGAGCTTACAGGAGGTGTCATGTCAACTATCTCGGACAATATTTAGCCACGGAATTTTAGGGTGCTCAACCATCTTTATTTATCAATTACCATCTGACACGTGCTGGATTTCTACGGAATTGCAGTGGGCGTGGATGTTCAAGCTTGTATAAACTTGTCATGAGGTGTATGAAGGGTTATCATTACCTTGCTCTTTAaaaaactttgtatttttttgttgtcacGACAAGACGTGGGAAAAgaaagacatatatatatatatatatatatgcatgggAAGATTGGATCGGTGGACCCTTTTCATCCAATTTAATTGCCTAAAACTTGAGAGGCCAAAAACCTTTAATGTCTTGTAAAAAAGACTTGACAATAAGTCTCATTCATGTGtagttaagtaaataaatattataaaaattctcCGTATCCAAATTATTAAGATCATCTCATTTTATAGTAAGGAATCTTTAAAAGCATTAAGGGAATTTTGATAACATCTTTAAACTTTTGGATATAAGTTAAGAGGGTCATTGTAATTTACCCAAATTCATAATCTAAGTTATATAATTTGGAGGGTGTTATTAATTGAAATGATTAATGGAGGACTGAATTGCAAGAACCCGTATGATTGCGTGTCACGatgactagttttttttttttttttcctgggaaaCTGCACGATGTTGAAGGTTTGGGCCGTCCTGAAAAGAATAAACAGATGCACCCGGAGGAAACCCAGCATTAACGATTATCTAATGGTTTCAAGATCTAGCAAAATGGAATCGAATTGGGACTGAAACTAGAtagataaatagataaataaattaggGTATCTGCTACTTATCAAGTTTTCCTTAATTAcaagtcaaatttttcatgGTACAATAACAAAGTGTTTCTTGGCTGGCCTCAGCCTTTTGATTCTTCGGATTTTCCATTGGCTTGCTCCGTGAGTTGCTCCGAGAAAGACTCCACCTCCTCTTCCACCTCCTTTTCCACCTCTTCCACCtgatttttaatcttaataaGAAACAAAGCAAACccaatttttactttaaaaaaaaaacaggcgcAGTTTACAGCATGGATGCTAAAAATATTGCAAAATGCTTAGTTTATTTCATGTAATATTATAACATGTTTAAAACAGCCTGCATTGGCTGTCAATGGGTGAAGCATGTGGTTGGTTTTGATTTTCGATCTGGACTGAAAACAAGTTGggcatgcttcttttttttaatcctttcttCTTTAAAGCACGCAGCCagcaagaaaatgaaatttgctgatttttttttcctgctagtTATAATTCAGCCATGGGACCATGTTGTTCGCAACTAAAACGAATCGGTACACGACTAAAGTGAATGTCAAAATCATCAACAACGAGCATTTAGGCTTACGCGTTGATTCTGCGTTTCGAGAAATACATTTAACCTGATATAAGGAAACGATTCATGCTGACACAATTAACAATCGTTTTATATGGTGTTAGGTAATTAAGTGCTAAGACAGAAAACAGTGTATTAGGCAGTAccttttcaattatttcatCTACTACATTAGCATCCTTCGCTGTTTCTTTCGCTACGTTTTCAATAAATGTGGCCACTTGTTGAAGTTTCCCACCTTCCGGCAGATGATCGGCAACTTCTTCAGCTACCTTCCCAACTTCCTCAGCCACCTCTTCTACAATGTCTGCAACGTGATCTGCTGTCTCCACCACTTGTTCAACTTTGTCTACACATCCAATTTAAAAGCTAAGTACATTGGATTCCATAACTCATTCACAGCATGTGagtttttattgagaattgacaAGTCAAGCCTTTCGATCCCTTACCTTTTATCAACAGTAATGCCCCCCATTTGTTTCTACAAAAGGGTAGAATTATTGATATTAGCATTCCCAGAACCCAACCCTTCCTGCTAGTACGTAGATCACCATAAAGTTGTATTAAACTGGCCGGGAACATGAAATATAAGGGCAGAGTGCAATTTATCTGTTTAATTTATAGATCGTTGGTAAAGTCAACTTACCAAGGAGAAGGAGCAGAAGGATGAGCAGGTCCTGCTCCAAGACTATTGTATACAGCCCTTTCCCTGCACCATTACATGCATTAGACTCAGAGCTGCAAGATATCTGCATCTGCATGATTAATGTTATACCCAGGAAAGTTTTGCGAAAGGAAAATAAACGTACATCTTTGTATTTCTTGCATAGAGCAGTTTCAGAGAGGTGCTGAAAACTTCCAGCCTTTGATTTCTAAGAAACTGGCTTTTGAATTTGAGTTTTGAGATTTCCAAAGTGCTATCAGATACCGGACTAGGTGCTAGAAATATCTGGCTAACGGAGCTGTAGGGAAACGTTGCTCTTGTTACAGACATCATCAATGCCGAGAGGTTAATTTCCAACTCGTGCAATCAAAGAAATCCCTCGATCAAATCGAAGATATATATCTCAAAAGTTTTAAGTTTGGTGCAGAGCGTGCTTGGAAATTTTAGATTATATTGACTCGTAGAAATGGTcgaaccatatatatatattgccacTTGCCGGGCTAAAGTCAAATTACTACTATTTTCCTCCCTTGCTTCGCGTTACATGATAAATTTTCTGGGAAATCTCGTAGCTATTTCCTATGGAGGTCTAGGAAATTAAAGTCCATCTTGGCGTGCaatgagaaaaggaaagaaaatgtgCTCATCTCCCGCAAGGTCATCCAAGTTTTCGTGTTGAGAAGATGAGATGACAAAATACCATTGGGATTTAAGacaattaagaatatttttgttggCTTGAACAATATTACTTTATAAAGACGCAACATTCCCTGTTCCAACTCAAATgataattgaacaaaaaaaagtaattctggttttgtaaaaaaataataattgggaaaacatcaaaatcactCTTCCAAGTATCCTTTCAGGGAAGAAATTTAGTGGTATTAGGCCAAGGATAAAGAAAGGGTTGCGGAGTCCGACATCCCAAGCTGAGGCCCGAAAAAAGAGCCCAGTAAAGATTGAGGCCGAAAGATTTCAATAATCAATCAAATTACGGATCAGAAGGTATGGTAATTGCTAAATTGTTAATTAACCAGGCgtgattctaattttttatatatatataattggcaACATTATAATTTGGATTGTGCTGAACACGCCGAATTTGGGATCTTTTGAACGCCATCCTGGATGGATATTATGCACAATCTGTGGCACCACGTATCATGACGAATTTAAAGATGATTGAGCATGATAGAAGCTTCGCCAAACGGACGTTTCAGTGCCTGGGAAGAAATAGGAGAGAGAAGGGTCAAGGTAGATTGGTAAAAAAGTCAATGGAACCCTAAACTCGGCTTCACAGCTTGTTTGATAATCGTCAATAGACTTTCATTCAAAGATAGAGAGATTAGAACGAGCAGAGTTGCCAGCCCTATTTGCGTGTCGTGTAATCAACTGGACGAGTGCAGGGATCGCATCGCATGTTTTTTATTGCCAGTTTACAAAGACAGTTTGAGGTGAGGTTCTACATAactgtaaaataataataataggtaAGTTTGACATGGTATATGCGGATTTCGTGGATGTCAAACTAATTAATTGATATTGTCTCCCCAACATCAATACTAATAACAGATGCGAATGAACCGATCACAATGGCTATGGCAAAGAAAAAATGAGGCATTAAATGAACTTATTCAATGCATTCGGGCCAAACTGACTTCAAAGAAAATACAACATATACGGAAGAGCTCAATTCTTCCACAacttgggtttagggtttacaTCATGATGATAGTTTTATTTgaactttataaattaaaaatttctagttttcaaggtaaaaacaaatcttgaaatttatttagAGTGAGAAAATAAGatgaattagatttttaattaccatagttattatgagaaaaaaagatgaaactTGTGAtgattgaatttattgattACATGATTATTTGATGGGATCAGGACAGAAAAAGACCTCTTTTATTGAATTAGATACTCGCAAATTCATATCAATACATATACATGCACATCCTATTTGAAGTGAAAATATGAAGGTCATCCAACTTATTCTCTGTTATCTTCTTTGCCTAGCAGATTTTCTGGATGCTTAAATGGCTCAGACGTTGTCTCAATCACTTCCCATTTCAGTTCATCCACCTGCAGTGGTATCAAAATCAGATTAAGAGTTTAACAACCGAGTACTGATACATTAAAGTGTCATTAGAAAAAAGCaacaaatcaagaagaaaacaatTGCTTTTAATAGAAGAGAATTGAGATTCTTAAAGACAACAATTGAATTTTGGGTGGAAATAACCACCATATTTGGTGAATTTTATATGTGAATCAAGTACTTAATTAAATGGGTATGaattgatatgttgatattaaaaataatgtttttt
Protein-coding sequences here:
- the LOC133691823 gene encoding uncharacterized protein LOC133691823 isoform X2, with amino-acid sequence MMSVTRATFPYSSVSQIFLAPSPVSDSTLEISKLKFKSQFLRNQRLEVFSTSLKLLYARNTKMERAVYNSLGAGPAHPSAPSPCLIQLYGDLRTSRKGWVLGMLISIILPFCRNKWGALLLIKDKVEQVVETADHVADIVEEVAEEVGKVAEEVADHLPEGGKLQQVATFIENVAKETAKDANVVDEIIEKVEEVEKEVEEEVESFSEQLTEQANGKSEESKG
- the LOC133691823 gene encoding uncharacterized protein LOC133691823 isoform X3, which codes for MMSVTRATFPYSSVSQIFLAPSPVSDSTLEISKLKFKSQFLRNQRLEVFSTSLKLLYARNTKMERAVYNSLGAGPAHPSAPSPWKGWVLGMLISIILPFCRNKWGALLLIKDKVEQVVETADHVADIVEEVAEEVGKVAEEVADHLPEGGKLQQVATFIENVAKETAKDANVVDEIIEKIKNQVEEVEKEVEEEVESFSEQLTEQANGKSEESKG
- the LOC133691823 gene encoding uncharacterized protein LOC133691823 isoform X1, translated to MMSVTRATFPYSSVSQIFLAPSPVSDSTLEISKLKFKSQFLRNQRLEVFSTSLKLLYARNTKMERAVYNSLGAGPAHPSAPSPCLIQLYGDLRTSRKGWVLGMLISIILPFCRNKWGALLLIKDKVEQVVETADHVADIVEEVAEEVGKVAEEVADHLPEGGKLQQVATFIENVAKETAKDANVVDEIIEKIKNQVEEVEKEVEEEVESFSEQLTEQANGKSEESKG
- the LOC133691015 gene encoding uncharacterized protein LOC133691015 gives rise to the protein MLCSAKSTLPHNWASLPTGSRRRSQVYGTNPSFHLATSKHNHRIQFLGHQKMNIFTTTLEVLHHGKNRKMDMAVYSTGVESEIPFPLPFNLPFDLNPGSWQTWVLGLILALTPFGISTWWPMLKSKVDSLMQTTEAVAETVERVADKVDKVVEDLADSLPEGKLKQTARYIENIAEKAERDAHLVDEAIEKLEEIEIELKEEAERFVQANAKSKEAENS